Below is a genomic region from Deinococcus koreensis.
CCGGGTTCGCACCCGCGCCCACGGCAGGTAGATGCCCAGCGTGAGGAGGGTCAGCGCCACGTTCACGATCCACAGCCGGAAATACTCGCCGGCCGTGCCCGTGAAGGTCACCGGGTATTCGGTCACGGGAGACGCGGTGTGGGGCGCTGGGAGTGCCGGTTGGAGGCCCTGGCCCGCGTTCAGGGGCCCAGCGCTCCGGGGTTCAGCGCTCAGGGGCGCGGCGTGCCGGCCGAGGCCGGAGTCCGGGCCCGGCGGAGACTCAGGCCTGGGGGCGTCGGCGTCGGTCATGGTGACATCCTACGGGGGTCGCGGGGTCGTCGGGCGCCACTCTGGGGGCCTGTGGGGGTGTCGCCGGGGGCTCCCGGCCGGCCCCAACACGAAGCGGACGCTCTGAGGCGCCCGCTGTCACGGAGACTTCGGAAACGGGAGACCGCTTACCAGCGGCTGCCACCACGGCTGTCGCCCATGCCGCCGCCCATCGGTGCGGGCGCGGCGTTGGTCACGACCACGTTCTTGGCCTGGGGGCCCTTGTTGCCCTGGCCGGCCTCGACCTCGAACTCGACTTCATCGCCCTCGTTGAGCTTGCGGAAGCCGCCGCTCTGGATAGCGCTGTAGTGCACGAAAACGTCGGGATTTCCCGGGTGCTCGATAAATCCGTAGCCTTTTTCGACGTTGAACCACTTCACTCGACCTTGAGCCATAACTCTCCTTGCATCCCTAAGACCGCCGCCCGGTTACCCGCCCTCTGGGCCAGAACCACGAAATGGAGCGAGACTTGAGACGAGTGCATTATCGCACGTTCGCCCCGCGCATGTCACATTTCTGCCCCCCGTGGCGGGGCTGGGCGTGGCCCCCCACGGGCCGCGCTGGCACGGGCCTGAGCCCCACTTCGGCCGGGTCTCCGGGGATGCCGGCCGGCCCGGATCCCCCCCCAGGTGGAGGCCCCCTGCCCCCGGCACAGCGGCCACCCGTGCCCCCGACCTGGGCCCTCCCAGGGGCAGGGCGCGTGATAACCTTGACCGCAAGTTCACCCCGCTGTGTGCCGCACTGGAAGCCCCCCGCCCGCCGGGCCCCTGGCCCTCCCGTGTGACGCGCAGCCCCTGGAGGAAGGCATGTCGCGCTACGCCCTGGACGGGCACGTCCCCGAAATTCACCCGACTGCGTTTGTCGCTCCCAGCGCCGATCTGATCGGCCAGGTCAGGGTCGAGGCGCAGGCGAGCGTGTGGTTCGGCGCGGTGCTGCGCGGCGACCTGGAGGGCATCGTGGTCGGCCAGGGCAGCAACGTTCAGGACGGCGCCGTGCTCCACACGGATCCGGGCTGGCCCTGCACGCTGCACGACCACGTGACCGTCGGGCACCGCGCCATCGTGCATGGGGCGACCTGCGGGCCGGGCAGCCTGGTGGGCATGGGCGCCGTGATGCTCAGCGGCTCCAGCCTGGGCCCAGGCGCGGTGCTGGGCGCCGGCGCGGTGCTGCCCGAGGGCGCGCACGTGCCCGAGGGGATGCTGGCGGTGGGCGTGCCGGCGCGCGTGGTGCGGCCCGCTCCGGGCACCGGGAACGCCGTGCGCTACATCCAGAACGCCGCGCGCTTCCGCAGCGGCCTGACCCTGATTCCCAGCGCCCTGGACTGCGCCGCCCTGGATGA
It encodes:
- a CDS encoding cold-shock protein, translated to MAQGRVKWFNVEKGYGFIEHPGNPDVFVHYSAIQSGGFRKLNEGDEVEFEVEAGQGNKGPQAKNVVVTNAAPAPMGGGMGDSRGGSRW
- a CDS encoding gamma carbonic anhydrase family protein, with the translated sequence MSRYALDGHVPEIHPTAFVAPSADLIGQVRVEAQASVWFGAVLRGDLEGIVVGQGSNVQDGAVLHTDPGWPCTLHDHVTVGHRAIVHGATCGPGSLVGMGAVMLSGSSLGPGAVLGAGAVLPEGAHVPEGMLAVGVPARVVRPAPGTGNAVRYIQNAARFRSGLTLIPSALDCAALDDPGAVSAHPASAQPASPHPDSAHPDSAQPNGALPSGAPSVLEGV